Proteins from a genomic interval of Nerophis lumbriciformis linkage group LG01, RoL_Nlum_v2.1, whole genome shotgun sequence:
- the LOC133620315 gene encoding rhodopsin has product MNGTEGPYFYIPMMNTTGIVRSPYEYPQYYLVNPAAYAALGAYMFFLILLGFPINFLTLYVTLEHKKLRTPLNYILLNLAVANLFMVFGGFTTTMYTSMHGYFVLGRLGCNVEGFFATLGGEIALWSLVVLAIERWVVVCKPISNFRFTENHAIMGLAFTWVMACACAVPPLVGWSRYIPEGMQCSCGVDYYTRAEGFNNESFVVYMFVCHFVMPLTIVFFCYGRLLCAVKEAAAAQQESETTQRAEREVTRMVVIMVIAFLVCWVPYAGVAWWIFTHQGSEFGPVFMTIPAFFAKSSSIYNPMIYICMNKQFRHCMITTMCCGKNPFEEEEGASTTKTEASSVSSSSVSPA; this is encoded by the coding sequence ATGAACGGCACGGAGGGACCTTATTTCTACATCCCTATGATGAACACCACCGGCATTGTCCGGAGTCCTTATGAATACCCTCAGTACTACCTTGTCAACCCAGCAGCCTACGCTGCTCTGGGTGCCTACATGTTCTTTCTCATCCTTCTCGGCTTTCCCATCAACTTCCTCACTCTCTATGTCACCCTCGAACACAAGAAGCTGCGAACCCCTCTAAACTACATCTTGCTGAATCTGGCGGTGGCTAACCTCTTCATGGTGTTCGGAGGATTCACCACAACGATGTACACTTCCATGCACGGCTACTTTGTCCTGGGACGCCTGGGTTGCAACGTGGAGGGATTCTTTGCTACCCTTGGCGGTGAAATCGCCCTCTGGTCTCTGGTGGTTCTGGCTATTGAGAGGTGGGTGGTCGTCTGCAAACCCATCAGCAACTTCCGTTTCACCGAGAACCACGCCATTATGGGTTTGGCCTTCACCTGGGTGATGGCCTGTGCTTGCGCCGTgcctccccttgtcggctggtccCGTTACATCCCAGAGGGCATGCAGTGCTCATGCGGAGTGGACTACTACACACGCGCAGAGGGTTTTAACAACGAGTCCTTTGTGGTTTACATGTTCGTCTGCCACTTTGTCATGCCCCTGACCATCGTCTTCTTCTGCTACGGCCGTCTGCTATGTGCCGTCAAGGAGGCTGCCGCTGCCCAGCAGGAGTCCGAGACCACCCAGAGGGCTGAGAGGGAAGTCACTCGCATGGTTGTGATCATGGTCATTGCCTTCCTAGTATGTTGGGTGCCCTATGCTGGGGTGGCCTGGTGGATCTTTACACATCAGGGCTCTGAGTTCGGACCGGTCTTTATGACCATCCCGGCTTTCTTTGCCAAGAGCTCCTCCATCTACAACCCCATGATCTACATCTGCATGAACAAGCAGTTCCGCCACTGCATGATCACCACCATGTGCTGCGGGAAGAACCCCTTTGAAGAGGAGGAGGGTGCATCCACTACCAAAACCGAGGCTTCCTCCGTCTCCTCCAGCTCCGTCTCCCCTGCATAA